A single region of the Triticum dicoccoides isolate Atlit2015 ecotype Zavitan chromosome 2B, WEW_v2.0, whole genome shotgun sequence genome encodes:
- the LOC119366630 gene encoding uncharacterized protein LOC119366630 isoform X4: protein MVGGRDHQQEESRGGGGGTKGKPQPVTAKEKRVTAKDIEVLWGKMIGRHLSKEDIIKLVTEALRKMDWKYLEFLDPIHVCSGSHTQESGKVRTHIIRILKKQIMKLDVSDYGCLVLFEELTKQLKEIILIRPGDANCCSYCTHFAHII from the exons ATGGTCGGTGGCCGCGACCACCAACAAGAGGAatcgcgaggcggcggcggcggcaccaaGGGGAAGCCGCAGCCCGTCACTGCCAAGGAAAAGCGGGTCACAGCTAAG GACATCGAAGTACTATGGGGAAAGATGATAGGTCGTCATTTGAGCAAGGAGGATATAATCAA GCTAGTTACCGAGGCCCTCCGTAAAATGGATTGGAAATATTTGGAATTTCTGGATCCCAT ACATGTGTGTAGTGGTTCTCACACTCAAGAGAGTGGCAAG GTTAGGACGCATATTATCAGAATCTTGAAGAAGCAGATTATGAAGCTTGATGTCAGTGATTATGGATGCCTT GTTCTATTTGAAGAGCTGACAAAGCAGTTAAAGGAAATCATATTGATAAG ACCGGGAGACGCCAATTGCTGCAGCTATTGCACACACTTTGCTCACATTATCTGA
- the LOC119366629 gene encoding FT-interacting protein 3-like translates to MKLAVEVADAAELSAKDGASSCNAFVEVEFDGQRQRTATRPGDLSPQWNETLLFDVRDPARLGALTVDVSVQHDRSLNDHNALRPHVFLGRVRVSGESVARSPDEAFLQRFPLDKRGLFSRVSGDIALRLYLLPDAWDGDRVAQDHAAAAAAPDMDTGGGQQQPSQPAAGNLDPERMVRNVFSGEEPAGAAAASASGGPAVETKGKSGHDTREFRSILASSGGGGNEPRRHTLHAMAAPPPPAGQTVVVPKPAGPAGAPPPGSQYGLTETKPPLPAKMGPRSGTAKIASTYDMVEPMSYLYVTVVKARDLPSMDLTGALDPYVEVKLGNFKGVTRHLEKNQNPVWRQTFAFSGAHLQASQLEVIVMDKDTLRDDFVGRVVFDMSDIPSRLPPDSPLAPQWYSLADAHGERFRHGHPLGEIMLAVWVGTQADEAFPEAWHSDAHSLSREGLTNTRSKVYYSPKLIYLKVSVIAAQDLIAADKGRPLAPTIAKIQMGSQIRRTRPGQPQGSANQAWNEEFMFVASEPFEDPLVVTVEEKVAAGRDEPIGRIIIPVASPYVPRNDLAKSIPSKWFNLSRGMTVDEAAAEATTGTKHREHSKTFASKIHLRMSLETAYHVLDESTHYSSDLQPAAKKLRKSAIGVLEVGILSARGLGGNKSPYCVAKYGSKWVRTRTLLGTAAPAWNEQYTWEVFDLSTVITVAVFDNNHLHHSEGAKDQRIGKVRVRLATLESDRVYTHYYPLMALTPGGLKKTGELHLAVRFTCTAWANMLAQYGRPLLPKMHYSNPISVLQLDYLRFQAMQMVATRLGRSEPPLHREVVEYMLDVDSHMFSLRRSKANFYRITSLFSGVVAVGKWFDGICKWKNPLTTILVHVLFLILVCYPELILPTVFLYLFMIGVWNYRRRPRKPPHMDTVLSHAEQAHPDELDEEFDTFPTSKPSDVVRMRYDRLRSVAGRVQTVVGDLAMQGERAQSLLSWRDPRATAIFITMSLLVAVVLYITPFQVVAVVLGLFMLRHPRFRSKQPSVPFNFYKRLPAKGDMLL, encoded by the coding sequence ATGAAGCTGGCCGTGGAGGTCGCGGACGCGGCGGAGCTGTCGGCCAAGGACGGCGCCTCCTCCTGCAACGCGTTCGTGGAGGTGGAGTTCGACGGGCAGCGCCAGCGCACGGCCACCCGCCCCGGCGACCTCTCCCCGCAGTGGAACGAGACGCTCCTCTTCGACGTGCGCGACCCGGCCCGCCTCGGCGCCCTCACCGTCGACGTCTCCGTGCAGCACGACCGCAGCCTCAACGACCACAACGCGCTCCGACCCCACGTCTTCCTCGGCCGCGTCCGCGTCTCCGGCGAGTCCGTCGCGCGCTCGCCCGACGAGGCCTTCCTGCAGCGCTTCCCGCTGGACAAGAGAGGGCTCTTCTCCCGCGTCTCCGGGGACATCGCGCTCCGCCTCTACCTCCTCCCCGACGCGTGGGACGGCGATCGCGTCGCGCAGgaccatgctgctgctgctgctgctccggacaTGGACACGGGCGGTGGTCAGCAGCAGCCTTCCCAGCCCGCCGCTGGCAACTTGGACCCCGAGAGGATGGTCAGGAACGTCTTCTCCGGCGAGGAGCCAGCAGGAGCCGCAGCTGCTTCTGCCTCAGGGGGGCCGGCGGTGGAGACCAAGGGGAAGAGCGGTCATGACACGCGCGAGTTCCGCTCCATTCTGGCCTCGTCAGGCGGTGGTGGCAACGAGCCTCGGCGCCACACGCTCCACGCCATGGCGGCGCCGCCCCCGCCGGCGGGGCAGACGGTGGTCGTGCCGAAGCCCGCCGGGCCTGCCGGGGCACCGCCTCCGGGCTCGCAGTACGGCCTCACCGAGACGAAGCCCCCGCTGCCGGCCAAGATGGGGCCGCGCTCTGGGACGGCCAAGATCGCGTCCACCTACGACATGGTGGAGCCGATGTCGTACCTCTACGTGACCGTCGTCAAGGCGCGCGACCTGCCCTCCATGGACCTCACCGGCGCGCTGGACCCGTACGTGGAGGTGAAGCTCGGCAACTTCAAGGGCGTGACGCGGCACCTGGAGAAGAACCAGAACCCGGTGTGGCGGCAGACGTTCGCCTTCTCCGGCGCCCACCTCCAGGCCAGCCAGCTCGAGGTCATCGTCATGGACAAGGACACGCTCCGGGACGACTTCGTCGGCCGCGTCGTCTTCGACATGTCCGACATCCCCAGCCGCCTGCCGCCCGACAGCCCGCTCGCGCCGCAGTGGTACAGCCTCGCCGACGCGCACGGCGAGCGGTTCCGGCACGGCCACCCGCTCGGCGAGATCATGCTCGCCGTCTGGGTCGGCACGCAGGCCGACGAGGCGTTCCCGGAGGCGTGGCACTCGGACGCGCACTCGCTGTCGCGGGAGGGGCTCACCAACACGCGCTCCAAGGTGTACTACTCGCCCAAGCTCATCTACCTCAAGGTCTCCGTCATCGCGGCGCAGGACCTCATCGCCGCCGACAAGGGCCGCCCGCTGGCGCCCACCATCGCCAAGATACAGATGGGCAGCCAGATCAGGCGGACGCGGCCGGGGCAGCCGCAGGGGTCGGCGAACCAGGCGTGGAACGAGGAGTTCATGTTCGTGGCCAGCGAGCCGTTCGAGGACCCGCTGGTGGTCACCGTGGAGGAGAAGGTCGCCGCCGGCCGCGACGAGCCCATCGGCCGCATCATCATCCCCGTGGCGTCGCCGTACGTGCCGCGCAACGACCTGGCCAAGTCCATACCGTCCAAGTGGTTCAACCTGTCGCGCGGCATGACGgtggacgaggcggcggcggaggccacgACGGGGACCAAGCACCGGGAGCACTCCAAGACCTTCGCCAGCAAGATCCACCTGAGGATGAGCCTGGAGACGGCGTACCACGTCCTCGACGAGTCCACGCACTACAGCAGCGACCTGCAGCCGGCGGCGAAGAAGCTCCGCAAGAGCGCCATCGGCGTGCTGGAGGTCGGCATCCTCAGCGCGCGCGGCCTCGGCGGCAACAAGAGCCCCTACTGCGTGGCCAAGTACGGCTCCAAGTGGGTGCGCACGCGCACGCTGCTCGGCACCGCCGCGCCCGCCTGGAACGAGCAGTACACCTGGGAGGTGTTCGACCTGAGCACCGTCATCACCGTCGCCGTCTTCGACAACAACCACCTCCACCACAGCgaaggagccaaggaccagaggatcGGCAAGGTGCGCGTCAGGCTCGCCACCCTCGAGTCCGACCGCGTCTACACCCACTACTACCCGCTCATGGCGCTCACCCCCGGCGGCCTGAAGAAGACCGGCGAGCTCCACCTCGCCGTCCGGTTCACGTGCACGGCGTGGGCCAACATGCTGGCGCAGTACGGGCGGCCGCTGCTGCCCAAGATGCACTACAGCAACCCCATCTCCGTGCTGCAGCTCGACTACCTCCGGTTCCAGGCCATGCAGATGGTGGCCACGCGGCTGGGCCGGTCGGAGCCGCCGCTGCACCGGGAGGTGGTGGAGTACATGCTGGACGTGGACTCGCACATGTTCAGCCTGCGCCGGAGCAAGGCCAACTTCTACCGCATCACGTCGCTCTTCTCCGGCGTGGTCGCGGTCGGCAAGTGGTTCGACGGCATCTGCAAGTGGAAGAACCCGCTGACGACCATACTGGTGCACGTGCTGTTTTTGATACTGGTGTGCTACCCGGAGCTGATCCTGCCGACGGTGTTCTTATACCTGTTCATGATCGGGGTGTGGAACTACCGGCGGCGGCCGCGCAAGCCGCCGCACATGGACACGGTGCTGTCGCACGCGGAGCAGGCGCACCCGGACGAGCTGGACGAGGAGTTCGACACGTTCCCGACGTCCAAGCCGAGCGACGTGGTGCGCATGCGGTACGACCGGCTGCGCAGCGTGGCCGGCAGGGTGCAGACGGTGGTGGGCGACCTGGCCATGCAGGGGGAGCGCGCGCAGTCGCTGCTGAGCTGGCGCGACCCGCGGGCGACGGCCATCTTCATCACCATGTCGCTCCTCGTGGCCGTGGTGCTCTACATCACGCCGTTCCAGGTGGTGGCCGTGGTGTTGGGGCTCTTCATGCTCCGCCACCCCCGCTTCCGCAGCAAGCAGCCGTCCGTGCCCTTCAACTTCTACAAGCGCCTCCCCGCCAAGGGTGACATGCTCCTATGA
- the LOC119366630 gene encoding pumilio homolog 24-like isoform X3, translating to MVGGRDHQQEESRGGGGGTKGKPQPVTAKEKRVTAKEVSESRKPDYNLKKDIEVLWGKMIGRHLSKEDIIKLVTEALRKMDWKYLEFLDPIHVCSGSHTQESGKVRTHIIRILKKQIMKLDVSDYGCLVLFEELTKQLKEIILISLNRSIFDQV from the exons ATGGTCGGTGGCCGCGACCACCAACAAGAGGAatcgcgaggcggcggcggcggcaccaaGGGGAAGCCGCAGCCCGTCACTGCCAAGGAAAAGCGGGTCACAGCTAAG GAAGTGTCGGAGTCGAGGAAGCCCGACTACAACCTTAAGAAA GACATCGAAGTACTATGGGGAAAGATGATAGGTCGTCATTTGAGCAAGGAGGATATAATCAA GCTAGTTACCGAGGCCCTCCGTAAAATGGATTGGAAATATTTGGAATTTCTGGATCCCAT ACATGTGTGTAGTGGTTCTCACACTCAAGAGAGTGGCAAG GTTAGGACGCATATTATCAGAATCTTGAAGAAGCAGATTATGAAGCTTGATGTCAGTGATTATGGATGCCTT GTTCTATTTGAAGAGCTGACAAAGCAGTTAAAGGAAATCATATTGATAAG CTTAAACAGGTCCATCTTTGACCAAGTATAG
- the LOC119361586 gene encoding uncharacterized protein LOC119361586: MHVAEKLGKKTEEERTARQREARQRMTPEEKQQSNTLRRAAYQNMSVHDKQETNARRRTRLQNISPKEKQNMLAHRKKRLAARCNTPCAESIAMPRPDADTLATPNLMSSTHALAFRESEASAPAPAPRFASKAGNNFESDGEYLSRTLDDNDAPSELINPSQQTNEHQIDDQQNQAREKRQESRAQHRARERAQKQSIGAKNIQGSALKRRVRGKSIPEGEKSALLDRRNASFQKKRRPPGPDATTTQT, encoded by the exons ATGCACGTCGCAGAGAAGCTAGGAAAAAAAACAGAGGAGGAGAGGACTGCCCGTCAAAGAGAAGCCAGGCAACGAATGACACCAGAGGAGAAGCAACAGAGTAACACCCTTAGAAGGGCGGCGTACCAAAATATGTCAGTCCATGACAAGCAAGAGACAAACGCCCGCCGAAGAACACGTCTGCAAAACATATCACCTAAGGAGAAGCAGAACATGCTAGCTCACCGCAAGAAGAGACTCGCGGCTAGGTGCAACACCCCTTGCGCTGAATCCATCGCCATGCCGCGCCCTGATGCAGATACCTTAGCTACACCCAACCTGATGTCGAGCACTCATGCATTGGCATTCAGAGAATCTGAAGCTTCAGCTCCTGCCCCTGCCCCCCGGTTTGCGAGTAAGGCTGGGAACAACTTCGAATCAGACG GCGAGTACCTTAGTCGTACCCTGGATGATAATGATGCCCCCAGCGAACTCATAAATCCCTCGCAGCAAACCAATGAACACCAAATAGACGACCAGCAGAATCAAGCCCGTGAGAAGAGGCAGGAGAGCAGAGCACAGCatagggctcgggagcgagctcagAAACAAAGTATTGGAGCAAAGAACATTCAAGGGAGTGCCTTAAAACGAAGAGTGCGCGGGAAAAGCATACCAGAAGGTGAGAAGTCAGCGTTGCTAGATCGTCGTAATGCAAGCTTTCAAAAAAAGCGGAGGCCTCCAGGCCCAGATGCAACTACTACACAAACATGA
- the LOC119366630 gene encoding pumilio homolog 24-like isoform X1, translating to MVGGRDHQQEESRGGGGGTKGKPQPVTAKEKRVTAKEVSESRKPDYNLKKDIEVLWGKMIGRHLSKEDIIKLVTEALRKMDWKYLEFLDPIHVCSGSHTQESGKVRTHIIRILKKQIMKLDVSDYGCLVLFEELTKQLKEIILIRPGDANCCSYCTHFAHII from the exons ATGGTCGGTGGCCGCGACCACCAACAAGAGGAatcgcgaggcggcggcggcggcaccaaGGGGAAGCCGCAGCCCGTCACTGCCAAGGAAAAGCGGGTCACAGCTAAG GAAGTGTCGGAGTCGAGGAAGCCCGACTACAACCTTAAGAAA GACATCGAAGTACTATGGGGAAAGATGATAGGTCGTCATTTGAGCAAGGAGGATATAATCAA GCTAGTTACCGAGGCCCTCCGTAAAATGGATTGGAAATATTTGGAATTTCTGGATCCCAT ACATGTGTGTAGTGGTTCTCACACTCAAGAGAGTGGCAAG GTTAGGACGCATATTATCAGAATCTTGAAGAAGCAGATTATGAAGCTTGATGTCAGTGATTATGGATGCCTT GTTCTATTTGAAGAGCTGACAAAGCAGTTAAAGGAAATCATATTGATAAG ACCGGGAGACGCCAATTGCTGCAGCTATTGCACACACTTTGCTCACATTATCTGA